Proteins encoded within one genomic window of uncultured Desulfobacter sp.:
- a CDS encoding IS1595 family transposase, translating to MVAGHKGNPEAVFQKGREGRRNRLRGARGRGTLEKEKPPVFGMIQRCGLVVIKMLANVRRVTIEPLIKSVILPGTLIYTDEYGIYNRLSEWGYKHKSVNHGAGEYARDEDGDGFHEVHVNTMEGFWSLLRGWLRPHRGVSQEKLPFYLGFFEFVHNAGKRGKALLHSLVELLVR from the coding sequence ATTGTAGCAGGGCATAAAGGCAATCCCGAAGCAGTATTCCAAAAAGGGAGGGAAGGCCGTCGAAATCGTTTACGAGGTGCTCGTGGGCGGGGTACATTGGAAAAAGAGAAGCCACCTGTATTTGGTATGATTCAGCGATGCGGGCTGGTGGTAATCAAGATGCTTGCCAATGTTCGCCGGGTAACCATTGAGCCCTTGATAAAATCAGTCATTTTGCCAGGAACTTTGATCTACACGGATGAATACGGGATATATAACCGATTAAGCGAGTGGGGGTACAAGCATAAGAGCGTGAATCACGGGGCTGGAGAATATGCCAGAGACGAGGATGGGGATGGTTTCCATGAAGTCCATGTAAATACGATGGAAGGCTTCTGGTCTTTGCTACGTGGTTGGTTGCGTCCACATCGAGGAGTTTCACAGGAAAAGCTCCCGTTTTATCTTGGCTTTTTTGAATTCGTTCATAACGCTGGCAAGCGAGGAAAGGCCTTGCTCCATTCACTTGTCGAACTTTTGGTCAGATAA